The following is a genomic window from Pedobacter sp. KBS0701.
ATTGCAATACCCCGATACAGAGGCTTTGTAAGCAATTAGCCTTATCTTTGCCCCTCAATGGAATACAATGTTCACACCCTGCCAAACGGCATACGCTTATTGCATGTGCCTTCGGCTTCAGCCATATCTCACGCTTGCATTATCATCAATACAGGATCACGCGATGAACCTGAAAATAAAGCAGGTTTAGCGCATTTTATCGAACATTTAATTTTTAAGCGGACTGAAAAACGAAGTACCAACCAAATTTTAAACCGTTTAGAAAGCGTTGGCGCAGATTTAAATGCCTATACTACAAAAGAATATACTTGCGTACATGCGTCTTTTTTAAATCCCTATCTCGATCGGACATTAGATCTTTTTAACGATATTATGTTCCATTCTACTTTCCCGGAAGAGGAAATGGATAAAGAAAAAAGCGTGATTCTGGATGAAATTTCATCTTATTTAGATCAGCCCGAAGAAGCCATCAATGATGATTTCGAAGATATGCTTTTCGCCGGGCATGCATTGGGTAATAACATTCTGGGCACAACAGAATCAGTTCAAAACTTTACACGCGAGGATGTCATCAATTTCAGAAAAGCCAATTACCGCACCAACGAAATCGTGGTGGCCATTTTAGGAAATTATACTTTAAACAACATTGTAAATAAAGGAAGCAAACATTTTGCTGATGTTGAAGAGAACAATCCGGTTAAAAAAAGGATTAAACCAGGCATACTTCCGCAGAACAATACCACCATTTACAAACCGATTATGCAGGCACACTGTATTTTGGGTACACAGGCCTATTCTACCTATCAGTCGCAAAAAGTTCCTTTAATGCTCCTCAACAATTACTTTGGTGGTAATGGAATGAGCTCGGTTTTAAACTTACAGATCAGGGAAAAATACGGAATTGCCTATACCATCGAATCTAATTTCTCGCCGTTACACGATACTGGAATTTTTTCCATTTATTTTGGTACAGATAAGGAAAAACAGACCAGGGCACTCTCTTTAATCTTTAAAGAGATCAAAAAACTTAAAGAGAAACCTTTAAACGAGTTGCAGCTGCAAAAAGCCAAAAACAAATTTATCGGACAGATTGCTTTAGGAGAAGAAAACAGGATTGGTTTAATCATATCAATGGCCAAAAGCCTGATTGATCATGATAAAATAGATTCGTTGGAGACTGTTTTTGAGAAAATTAATGCCGTTACCACCACACAGATGGTTGATGTTACGCATGAAATTTTAGATATTGACAAACTGAATATCTTTACTTTCTGTCCAATAGAGGAATAATTGTTATTTTTGCAAGTCAAATCTTTCAGTTTGTCTTCCTGAGCCTGTCGAAGGACTTAATGATGAGTCTTCGACAGGCTCAGACTGACACCATTTTATAATAATTAAAGAGTTCAGATTCACTTCTGAAAAAAATGCAATACAATGAAATTACCAATAGTAGCTTACGGAGATCCTGTTTTAAAAAAGGTGGGAACTGATATCGATAAAGATTATCCAGAATTAAAACAATTGATCAGCGATATGTTCGACACCATGTATTACGCAAACGGTGTAGGGCTTGCTGCACCGCAGATCGGTTTGCCAATCCGTTTGTTTATTGTGGATACTGGCGAAGACGAAGACGGTAAACCAGGCTATAAAAAAGTATTCATCAATGCCGAAATTTTAGAAGAAACAGGCGAAGCCTGGAGCTTTAACGAAGGTTGTTTAAGTATTCCTGATATCCGAGAAAACATCATGCGTAAACCGAACATCAAGATTACCTATTTCGACGAAAACTGGGTAGAGCATACTGATGATGTTGATGGAATGCCAGCAAGAGTAATCCAGCATGAATATGACCACATCGAAGGTAAATTATTTACCGATAAAGTAAGTGTATTGCGTAAAACGATGCTTAAAAGTAAACTGGATGCGATTTCAAAAGGAAATATCAAAACAGATTACAAAATGAAATTTCCGAACAAGAGCAAGAAAAGATAGGCTTAAATGGAAGATGTAAGAGGGAAAATGGAAACGTTTTCCCTTTCTTATTGCCACAATCTGGATCAATTTCTCATGCGATTCGTCATCCTGATCCGATAGCTATCGGATTTATTTCAGGGTCTTTTTTGCTTTAATTATTAAACCCAACACGCACCTTGGTTCGTGTCTCCACGAACCACTGTTTAGTACACAAACTATTTATCACCCTTCCAGTCCTTCCCTTTAAAGATCGGTTGCGGCTCAACCTTAAAAACAGCATTTAGCGCTTTCCTGCATTCTTCACAATCTGATTTGAAGCCCAAAGAAGTGATTAAATAACAAAACCCAAGCATACCCAATGCGATTAATGAACCAAATGCGAGATTTGGCTCTTGCTCTTTTATCGCCCCAAAAAGAAATATGAGGCAAAAAATTCCTGCGAATAAACACCAAAGCATTAAAAAACCCTTTACAAGCGGCATTAAACTTAGCCTAACATCTATTTTACAACCACTGCCCTCTGCAAATATTTCTCCTGAAATATCTGCCTGAAAAGAGTTTCTATACAATAAATTTCTCTTGATATTAAATGTCGAACCGTAAATATATCCTTTAAATGGTATATTGTCCGGATTTCTGGGAATGAAACGCAGAGAAAGCTTTTGATCTTTTGGTAAAGCGCCCGATAAATTGTCCAAGGCCTCGTTGGCTGAAATATCCGAATGTAATACGAATGATTGAGAGGGAAAAATTTTCATTCCGGATACGTTAAAATCTGAATGACGATAAAATATAATTGCTAATTAAAACCGTCCGCTACACCCAAGACTAAGGACTCCTGACTTAAGACTCCAGACTAATTCGTCCTGCTCTTATCACCATCAAAGATCTGCTGCATCAGCTTACCCCAGGCGAAAGGATTAAGTAGTGGATTGGTTTGAACCATGTTCTTATTGATCATCCTGTCGAAATTATAGCGGTAATTCTGACTGCCGATTTCCTGTCCGTCGCGCGGTAACGTTTGGATCAAGCCATCAATTGACGAACGCGAAAGGTTCTTTTTGGCAATGGCCATATCATCATCGGCCAGTTTCATCGATAAAAACTCGCGGGTAAATTCTTCTGTTGTAGCCCAGGGAAAAACACGCACCGAAGGTAAATCGATCACATTTGCTTTCAATTTAACCATAATGGTGTATTTACTATCAGGTGTACTTTGTGGTATTACGGTTGAGAATTTTTTGTACCCAATGGCCGTAAACAAGATGGTATCGCCAGGGTTAACAATAAAAGTAAAGTATCCCCTGTAATCGGCACCAACCCTTTTACTCTTTGCAGAGAGATTGGTGATGGTTACGTAAGGTATCACATTTGAACTATCGATATCGGTAATAATCCCTGAAAATTGGATGAGTTTATCCTGTGCCGGCTTTTGTTGCGCAAAAGCGGTTAGGGAAAAAATTAGGCAAATCAGGGTAATACAATATCTCATTAAGACAAAAGTAATTTTTATAATAAAACTTTCTAGTTAAATAGTGTTAAAGCTTACTCTTGCTCTGCCATATTTACGGCAACTACCGAAGTGATCTGTGGAACAGCTTTCATAATTGCCTGTTCAATACCCGATTTCATTGTCATGAAACTCATTGGGCAAGAGCCGCAATTACCCAAAAGCTTAAGTTTTACCGTTCCTTCAGATGTAATTTCTTCAACAGAAACATCACCTCCGTCGGCCTTTAAATATGGCCTGATGGTTTCCAATGCCTGTTCTACTTGTTCTGTTAAATTCATTATATATTTTTTAAGGTTATAAAAATAGTAATTTTTTAGCAATTCACCATTTGCGCGTTGTTGATGGAAATCTGCTGTGCAATCTTACTTGCAATATCGCCAAATATGCCATCTAACAAAGGATTTTGGTTCAATGCTACCGGTTTTCCTTGATCTCCGGCTTCAGAAATACTCTGGATAATCGGAATTTCACCCAAAAATGGCACATCAAAACGTGCTGCAAGTTCTGTACCCCCACCTTTTCCGAAAATGTAATATTTATTATCAGGTAATTCTGCAGGAGTAAAATACGACATGTTTTCAATAACACCTAAAATCGGGATATTGATTCCTGGCATCCTGAACATCGCTAAACCTTTATGTGTATCGGCCAGAGCAACCTGCTGAGGTGTAGTAACCACAACTGCTCCTGAAATCGGGAAACTCTGCGTAATGGTAATGTGAATATCGCCTGTTCCCGGTGGAAGATCAACAATCAGGTAATCCAGTTCGCCCCAATTGGTATCATTAAATAATTGTTTTACCGCATTTGAGGCCATTGGACCGCGCCAGGGCACCGGCTGCCCAGGATCAGCAAAAAATCCTAGCGACAATATTTTGATCCCGTATTTTTCGATCGGCAAAATTTTTGTTTTGCCATCTGCGGTTTCTTCAGCGCCTGGTTTCGCATCAACCAGGTCGAACATGGTTGGCACCGATGGACCATAAATATCGGCATCGATCAGGCCTACTTTGGCACCATCTTTAGCTAATACCACAGCCAGATTGCTCGATACGGTAGATTTACCCACGCCACCTTTTCCTGATGAAACCAAAATAATGTTTTTGATGTTATCTAGTGAAGAGGAGTTGGTTGGCTGCGTAACCCTCGAAGTTACATTGATTACGACTTCTGCCGTTGGCGATACAAAATGTTTAATGGCATTTGTACAGGCATTTTTCAGCATTTCCTTCATCGGGCATGCCGGAGTAGTAAGCTCTAATGTAAAATTGACCTGGTTATCTGTAATCTGTAAATCTTTAATCATGTTTAAAGTCACCAGATCTTTTTTAAGATCGGGATCTTCAACATTTTTAAGCGCATCTAAAACTTGTTGCGGGCTAATCTGCATTGTATGAATTTAAATTCAAAATTAACAAAACATAGCCATAAATACTTTTATTTAGGCTTTTTAACTGTAATTTTAACACGAAATAAACATTTAATTGTTACGTTTAAGCAATTAACCATTTTAACGACTATATGCGAATACCAAAAATTAAGATCCCCAAAAAATATTTAAAAATCGGAGCCTGGGTTTTAGGTGTTTTTTTAGTCGTTTGTATCGCTTTTGGCGCCGTAGCTTATAGTAAAAGGGAAGCCCTTCTTAAAAAAATGGTGGCCAAAGCAATTGCCAAGGCCGATAAAGATTACGGTCTTGAAGTTAAAATCGGCAATGCCGGATTTACTGGCCTCAGTACCGTTAAAATGACCAATATTTCTGTTGTTCCTAAAGAGCGGGATACCCTTTCTAACATTGGCGAACTGAGTGTAGGTGTAAAACTTCTTCCACTCATTTTTGGGAATGTAAAATTGTCGGAGGTAAAACTGAAAGAAGGTTTTGTAAGCGTAGTGCTTAAAGATTCGACCACCAACATCGATTTTATCTTAAAGAGAAAGAAAAAAGACAGCACCGAAAATAAAGGAAAAGTTAATTTATCAGAAATAGCCAGCAACATCCTGAACCAAGTTTTGTACAAAATCCCTGATGATATGGATGTGCAGAATATGATTTTTAAACTAAATGATCATGACACGGCTAAACTGAGCTTTGCCACCATGGCTACAATTGATGGTGGGGATTTAAAATCGGCCATAAATGTAAATAATGGCGAAGCTACCTGGCATGTAGATGGCCATGTAAATCCTGGCAGCAAAGAGTTACGCTTTACGGCTTATGCTGACGGTAAAAAACTCGAATTACCCTACCTGAATAATAAACTTCATGCAAAAATAAGTTTCGACACCTTACAAACGGAACTTAAAAACGCGAAATACAGTGGCGATAATTATAAAATATCGGGCTCCTGGTCGGTAAAAAATATGCTGATCAACCAACCGCGTATTGCTTCAAACGATATTATTGTCCAAAGTGCAAAACTGGATGCAGATATTCTGGTTGGTCAAAACTATATTGCTTTAGACAGCTCCTCAACAGCTTACCTAAAAAATGCACAAATCCATCCTTTTGTTAAATACACCCTAGGAAAAAACAAGATCTACGAATTAAAATTAAATGCAGAAGAACAGGATGCCCAAAGCATTTTAGATGCTTTTCCACAGGGCTTGTTTGAGTCGCTGGAAGGATTAAAAGTACAGGGTAAGGTTAAATATAACCTCAATTTTTACCTGGATACAAAAATACCCGATAGTGTCCGTTTTAATTCGACCCTAACACCGGTTAATTTTAAAATTGTACAGTGGGGCAAAACGAATCTGCAAAAAATTAACAATACGTTTGTTTACACACCTTATGAGTACGGCAAACCGATGCGCGATATCACCATTGGTCCATCGAATCCAAACTTTACGCCGCTTTCGGCCATTTCTAAAAACTTCATTAATGCTGTTTTAACGGCAGAAGATCCTTCGTTTTTTACGCACAATGGCTTCGTTGAAGAATCGATCCGAAAATCGATCGCCGTAAATTTTAAGGAAAAGAAATTTAAACGTGGCGGTAGTACCATCAGTATGCAGTTGGTTAAAAACGTTTATTTAAGCCGTCAGAAAACTTTGGCGCGTAAAGCAGAGGAGATTTTGATTGTTTGGCTTATTGAACATAATCACCTGATCAGTAAACAGCGGATGCTAGAGGTGTATTTCAATATCATGGAGTTAGGCCAGAATATTTATGGAATAGGAGAGGCCTCAAGATATTATTTTGGAAAGCAACCAGCCGATTTAACTATTGGCGATGGATTATTTTTGGCCAGTATTGTACCTAAGCCTAAAGCATCGATGTATAAATTTATGGCCGATGGCAGCTTGAAACCTTATATGTTCAACTACTTCAGGTTTATGGGGAATATTATGGCCAGAAAAGGTTTAACACCTGGCGATACCTCTGGTTATGGTTTTTATAATGTTCGTTTGAGAGAAGGACTGCGCCGTTACCTGGCACCTGATACGGCTGTGGTTGATACGTCTGCTTTCGACGATGATGGCGATGGTTTACCGGTTATAATTGTACACGATAAAAATAAAAGCTTCTTCGAACGATTATTTGGCGGCGGATCTAAAAAAGACACCACTACAAATAAACAAACGACCACACCTGCCGATACCGCTAAAACCAAAAAACAATTGAGGCAGGAGCGCAGGGAAGAACGGAGACGCCAGAAGGAACTGGAGAAAAGTCAGCAGTAGTAGATAGTTTTCAGTTGACAATTTACAGTTTGCAGTTGTAAGTTAAACTCAACAATTAACCAAAACAGTTTGCAATTGGCGGTTTACAGTTTTTCAGTTCTTAGTTAAATTCACAGTTAACCGAGTTAAACAATTAACCTACATCACTTTCCAACATTTAAACTATTTAACATCAAAATGCATAAAATAAAAGTAGAGGATAAAGAGTTCGAGATATTTTTAGAAAATGACACCTTAAATAAACGCATCCGTTTGATGGGCATTCAGATGAATGTTGATTATGAAGGCAAATGCCCCTTATTTATCGGCGTGCTGAATGGCAGCTTTTTATTTATGGCCGATTTAATTAAAGAAATCAACGTGCCCTGCGAAATTGCCTTTATGCGTGTGGCCTCTTATGAAGGTACATCAAGCTCCGGAAATGTAAAAGAACTGATCGGACTGCCTGAAAATATAGAGGGAAGAGATATCATCATTGTGGAAGACATTGTTGACACCGGCCTTACCTTAACCCAAATTTTAAAAACGATTAAAGAAAAAAATCCGGCATCGGTTAAAGTAAGTTCACTTTTGCTAAAACCAAGCGCCCTGAATTACAAAATTGAAGAGCTGGAATATGTTGGTTTTGAAATACCTAACGAGTTTGTAGTAGGTTATGGCTTAGATTATAATGGCCTTGGCCGAAACCTGACCGATATTTACAGGGCAACAGGCGCATAATTTTTAGATTGGATTAATTTATTTTTCGCACCTTTGCCCAATAATTTTTAACAAAATGACCATACATAAAGAAGGTTACACCACCATTGCCTTAAGCATACTGTTTATTTTCGTGATCAACGCGGTTGTTGATTATAAATATCACGACATTACCTGGTTGCGCTGGTTCATTTATATTTTTTCAGCTGCTTTATTCATTATTGTACTGCAGTTTTTCCGTAATCCGAGCCGTAGCTTCTCTTCAGGTGAAAACCTGGTCATTTGCCCTGCAGATGGTAAAGTCGTGGTAATCGAAGAAACAGAAGAAGGCGAATACTTTAAAGATAAACGTTTACAGGTATCTATTTTTATGTCGCCTGTTAATGTGCACATTAACCGTAACCCCATTTCAGGTGTAGTTAAATTTTTCAAATACCACCCAGGAAAATATCTTGCGGCTTGGAACCCTAAATCATCTACCGAAAACGAACGTACCACCACTGTTGTAGAGCATAAAAACGGTACGCCGGTATTATTCCGTCAAATTGCAGGTGCTTTGGCCCGCAGGATTGTATGGTATGTAAAAGAAGGTGATCAGGTGATACAAACAGAACAGTTCGGTTTTATCAAATTCGGATCGAGGGTAGATGTTTTTCTTCCCATAGGCACCAAAGTTAACGTAGAACTTAACCAGGTTGTAAAAGGCGGAATCACCACCTTGGCCACTTTAAGTTAAGGATATAATATTTCACAACAAAGCCGGTTTAGTTAATGCTAAACCGGCTTTTTGTTTTTCCATTGGATTAACGCGGTGTTCTTGAGGACACAGACCAAAGGAAATGAAAGGGATTTTGGAACACTAAAGAATCCATCTAAACCTGATAGCAACGGAAAGCCAGCATCCCGATTTTTAATCGGGAGAGGACTTGTAGTGGATAGCAGGAACACACGTTAATCATTGCGCAAGCCTTGCTTTCCAAAAAACGAAATAATTTTATCTGTTTATCATTGATGATTTACAAATCACTACATTGAATTGACGCAGAGGTCTATAGGTAAGAAAACCTGGGATTCAGAGACACAAACCACGGGAGCAGCGCTAATCCGTAGCATCATTACCGACTTCTTTTTCTGCTGCGTTGCCAAGTGGCCTGTCGCTGATTAAACGTTGTGTTGGGTAAGCAAAATCCGATTTATTACGAATCACGATATCCATAATCTCCAGGTTAATTTCCTGCCTGATTTTAAGGAATTCGGAATAATTAAGTACCGTTACAAAATAATTAACTTCAACATTCAAACCCGAATCGCCAAAGCTTTTAAAAGAGGCGTTTCCATCATTGCTGGTACCCTCGTGATTATTGATGTAACTTTCAATTTCGGTGATAATTTTTCTTAAAGAATCTGAACTGGTTTCGTACGTAAGTCCAATCACAAATGATACCTTACGCGAATTTCTCAAGGAAAGGTTTTCTAAAACACCGTCTATCATACCTCTATTGGGTAGGGTAGCCATGGTTTTTTCGGAAGTTCTGATCCTTGTGCTTCTGAAACCTACCTTTTCTACAGTGCCTTCCACACCGTCAACCTTCACCAGGTCGCCAACGGTAAAAGGTTTATCTAAAAAGATGGTGAATGAACCAATTAAGTTCTCTAAGCTCTCTTTAGCGGCCAAAGCAATGGCAATACCACCAATACCCAGTCCGGTAATCAGCGTCAATACATTAACCTCGAAAACAAAACCCAAAAGGGTAAAAAAACCAATAAAGATTACAAGCGTTTTAAACAGTTCTTTTAAAAAGGGTACCAATTGATCGTCGGCTTTATTTTCAGTAAGCGATGCCTTATATAACAAAACGTGGCTAATAAAGTCGATTATTCTTAAGATAATCCAAAAAACAGATAAAATGATCCCAAACAAAAATATCCGGTCAATACAATCCCCAATGGTTACCGGGATCAACTCTTTAACCTTACCGATTAATTTACTGTAATGGAATACTGCTACCTCTAACGGATGCTTTAACTGGTTGATAGAAAGGTAAAGCGTAGCTAACAGAATAAAAACCTCTATGGGCTTTACAAGTAGCGCAACAAAAGCATCGTTGTGTGATTGATTTGAAAAGTTTCTGAAAAGTTTAAACAACAACTTGCTTAAGAGCTTGGAAACAATATTTTTGAAAACTAAGCCAAAAAAGAGTATACCTCCGAAAAGGAAATAGGCTTTTATGGTATTACCCCAAAAAACTTGGTCGAAAAAAGCAGAATCTAACATTTAACAAAGGTATAAACAAAAAAACCTCCACGAAATTAATCGTGAAGGCTATATCTTATAATAAAGAATATTATTTTCTCAAAGATTTGATACGAGCAGCTTTACCAGTTAAAGCACGTAAATAGAACAATTTCGCTCTACGAACTTTACCATAGCTATTCACTTCTACTTTCTCAATGTTTGGAGAACTAAAAGGGAAAATACGCTCAACACCAACGCCGTTGCTCATTTTACGAACGGTAAAGGTTTCGTTAGCACCTGCACTGTTACGTTGTATTACAACACCTTGGTAAATTTGAACACGTTCTTTATTACCTTCGCGAATTTTATAGTGTACGCTCACTGTATCGCCAGACTTGAACGCAGGAAAATCTTTTTTCGCGATGGCCTGCTCTTCAACAAATTTTACTAAATCCATGATTTTAAGCTATTAAATCGATATTTCATCCCGTGAAAATCGGATTGCAATATTAGGGATTATTTTTGAGAAAAAAAAACCTATTTTAATTTTTTCCACATTCTTTATGAATTCCACATTCGATTGTGTTAATTGCTTCTATTCCAAAAGGTCAGGACGGCGGGTTTTAGTCCGTTCTAAGGCCTGTTCGTGTCTCCACTCGTTCACTTTTGCCTCGTGGCCACTTAATAAAACATCGGGCACTTTATGTCCGCGCCAATCTGCCGGACGGGTATAAACCGGTGCGTCAAGCAGTTCTCCCTGAAAACTATCAGATAGGGCAGAGGTTTCATCATTTAAAACACCAGGTATTAAGCGCACCACAGCATCTACCACAATTGCAGCAGGCAGCTCTCCTCCACTTAAAACATAATCGCCAACAGAGATCTCTCTTGTTACAAAAATATCACGTATACGCTGATCTATGCCTTTGTAATGGCCACACAAAATAATGATGTTCTTTTTAATAGAGAGTTCGTTGGCTGTGCTCTGGTTTAAAGTAACACCATCGGGACTCATGAAAATAATTTCATCGTACTCTCTTTCTGCCTGAAGTTTTTCAATGCAGGCTGCAAAAGGCTCGATACTCATTACCATACCGCTGCCTCCGCCATATTGGTAATCGTCTACACTTTTTTGTTTGTTAGTAGCATAATCCCTCAGGTTATGCACAACAATTTCGGCTATACCTTTTTTTTGTGCACGTTGCAAAATAGAATGAGCAAAAGGACTTTCTAATAAAGCGGGCAGAACTGTTATAATATCGAAACGCATGAGGCAAAGGTAAGTCTTTAGTCTGAAGTCTTTAGCCCGAAGTCGAATTTTGCTATGCTCAATATCAATTTTGGCCCTTATAGAAACTCATTTTGGTAAATATTAATCCAACGTATTAACCTTTACCAGATCGCTCGCCCACTGCAACGGCTTCCTACCGTTCCGTCCGTCAACAACACCGCTTACTTTCATCGTTTTCCGGTCATTGCTCAAGGTGTAATAGTTTGCATATTGCCTGCCTTTAAGATCATAAGTAGCATCGGTCCTTGCATCCGAAATATTTAGTACATACATGTTGCTGGATAAAATTTTAAATGTGCCACTATGCGTGATGATCTGTACACCACCTTCTTTGGCGATATTATAAAAACTTCCATCTGCTTTAAAAACGACTTTACAGCCCGGATTACTGGTATCGTTCCAGATGCCAACAAAAGGCTTGATTTCTTTTAAATTAGCTTGTTGTACGGTTTTACAGGAAAAGATAGTTAGTACTGCAAAGAAAATTACTGCAATTTTTGATATTCTTTTGAGCATGTTAAATTGATTAGAATGAAATCTAAATTAATAATTTTTCTTCTAAAAACATACACTGTTAATCACCTTCTTCTAGTTCAAATATTTCCTCAACAGGCTTATCAAAAACCAGGGCCTTTTTTTAGCGCCAATAAGGTTGATGGAATATACTTCCCTGATTCGATGGTTATTGATTGTCTGTCTTGAACCCGCATAAGGTCTGTAGTAAAATTTAACAATTAAAATTAGTGGGGGTGTAAATACCCTCCTGATTGCCAAACCACAAACCTAATACTACAAAATTAACAAGCCATTACCTTGTACTTGTTCCTACCGTGCGGACGCATCTTTTTGGGAATGGTTTTTCGGCGTCTTGCTAAGCTTGCTTTGAAAAACCACAACATTGAGTGAAGAATCCCGCTAATCCCAAGGGTCGGGTAAATCAATAAGGAAAATATTTTTAGTTTTCGAGATAAATGTCCAGCAAACCTTCAGGTAAATCGAGGGTGAGGATTTTTTCATTCTCGTCGTATTCTACAATAAAATCTTCATTTAGCGGGAACAGAATTTCAGTTTCTTTATAAATCACCGTAGCTACAAATTGCTGTGGATATTCGTTTACTTCCAAAATTTCGCCCAATTCGCCCAAAGTTTCATCTATAGCTAAATAACCTTTAAAGTCGGTATAGAAAAATTCTCCTTCTTCGCGTTCGGGCATTTTCGAAAGAGGCAGGTACAACTTCTTTTTTAATAGCGGTTGCACTTTATCAATATGATCGGCATCATCAAAGTTAAAGTAGCCTGTTTTATTGGATTGTAGCTTTGTTGAAGCTACAAAATACGGAACGAGTTTACCATTCATATCGGCAAAAACCACATCAAATTCGAGTTGTTCATATTCATCGAATTCGAAAAACACCTGAACTTCTCCCTTTAAACCCCTCGTTTTGGTAACGTAACCTATATAAAATGCTTCTTCGTGTTTCATACCCACCCCTAAATCCCCTAAAGGGGACTTATTAACACCCCCCTTTAGGGGCAGGGGGTATTAATAAAAAATAGCGTTCCGAATATCCGGAACGCTATTTTATGAGACAAAATAATTAAAATTATTCTGCGCCTTCTTCTTTAGTAGCTTCTGCTGCAGGAGCTTCTTCAGTTGCTTCAGCCTCAACAGCTGGCGCTTCTTCTTCAACAACCTCTTCTGCAACTGGTGCATTTTTAGCTGCGATAGCTGCTGCTTTATCTTCTTTTTTCTTAGCTTCTGCTGCTAATGCTGCTTTACGCGCATCTGCTTTAGAAGTAGCTAAACCTTCTGTTTTACCAGAAATTTTACCCGCTTTAGCATCTAACCAAGCTGTAAATTTTTCATCTGCCTGTTCTTGAGTTAAAGCTCCTTTTTTAACACCACCTTCTAAGTGTTTTTTGTATAAAACACCTTTGTAAGAAAGGATAGCACGAGCAGTATCAGTTGGCTGTGCACCACTGTTAACCCAAGCTAAAGTTTTTTCGAAGTTAATTTCGATGGTAGCAGGATTGGTATTTGGGTTGTAAGAACCTAAACGCTCAATAAATTTACCATCACGTGGAGAGCGAGAATCTGCTACCACAACGTGGAAAAAAGGTTTACCTTTTTTCCCGAATCTTTGCAATCTGATTTTAGTTGCCATTTTCTTTTGTATTTATGTATTCAACATAGTTCCCGGAGCTGCATGCTGCGGGGCTGCAAAGATAACTAAAATACTGGAAATTAAAAACATAGTTTAATTTCTTTGTTTTCAGGATATTTGCGCCAAAATATTTGCAGATACAAATGGAAAGAATTGCGATTGATATGGACGAGGTGATTGCCGATGCCGTTGGAAAATTTATTAAACTGTATAACCGTGATTTAAATGTTCCGCTTGATTTA
Proteins encoded in this region:
- the hpt gene encoding hypoxanthine phosphoribosyltransferase — its product is MHKIKVEDKEFEIFLENDTLNKRIRLMGIQMNVDYEGKCPLFIGVLNGSFLFMADLIKEINVPCEIAFMRVASYEGTSSSGNVKELIGLPENIEGRDIIIVEDIVDTGLTLTQILKTIKEKNPASVKVSSLLLKPSALNYKIEELEYVGFEIPNEFVVGYGLDYNGLGRNLTDIYRATGA
- a CDS encoding phosphatidylserine decarboxylase family protein, whose translation is MTIHKEGYTTIALSILFIFVINAVVDYKYHDITWLRWFIYIFSAALFIIVLQFFRNPSRSFSSGENLVICPADGKVVVIEETEEGEYFKDKRLQVSIFMSPVNVHINRNPISGVVKFFKYHPGKYLAAWNPKSSTENERTTTVVEHKNGTPVLFRQIAGALARRIVWYVKEGDQVIQTEQFGFIKFGSRVDVFLPIGTKVNVELNQVVKGGITTLATLS
- a CDS encoding mechanosensitive ion channel family protein, which encodes MLDSAFFDQVFWGNTIKAYFLFGGILFFGLVFKNIVSKLLSKLLFKLFRNFSNQSHNDAFVALLVKPIEVFILLATLYLSINQLKHPLEVAVFHYSKLIGKVKELIPVTIGDCIDRIFLFGIILSVFWIILRIIDFISHVLLYKASLTENKADDQLVPFLKELFKTLVIFIGFFTLLGFVFEVNVLTLITGLGIGGIAIALAAKESLENLIGSFTIFLDKPFTVGDLVKVDGVEGTVEKVGFRSTRIRTSEKTMATLPNRGMIDGVLENLSLRNSRKVSFVIGLTYETSSDSLRKIITEIESYINNHEGTSNDGNASFKSFGDSGLNVEVNYFVTVLNYSEFLKIRQEINLEIMDIVIRNKSDFAYPTQRLISDRPLGNAAEKEVGNDATD
- the rplS gene encoding 50S ribosomal protein L19 — encoded protein: MDLVKFVEEQAIAKKDFPAFKSGDTVSVHYKIREGNKERVQIYQGVVIQRNSAGANETFTVRKMSNGVGVERIFPFSSPNIEKVEVNSYGKVRRAKLFYLRALTGKAARIKSLRK
- the trmD gene encoding tRNA (guanosine(37)-N1)-methyltransferase TrmD, whose amino-acid sequence is MRFDIITVLPALLESPFAHSILQRAQKKGIAEIVVHNLRDYATNKQKSVDDYQYGGGSGMVMSIEPFAACIEKLQAEREYDEIIFMSPDGVTLNQSTANELSIKKNIIILCGHYKGIDQRIRDIFVTREISVGDYVLSGGELPAAIVVDAVVRLIPGVLNDETSALSDSFQGELLDAPVYTRPADWRGHKVPDVLLSGHEAKVNEWRHEQALERTKTRRPDLLE
- the rimM gene encoding ribosome maturation factor RimM (Essential for efficient processing of 16S rRNA), whose translation is MKHEEAFYIGYVTKTRGLKGEVQVFFEFDEYEQLEFDVVFADMNGKLVPYFVASTKLQSNKTGYFNFDDADHIDKVQPLLKKKLYLPLSKMPEREEGEFFYTDFKGYLAIDETLGELGEILEVNEYPQQFVATVIYKETEILFPLNEDFIVEYDENEKILTLDLPEGLLDIYLEN
- a CDS encoding 30S ribosomal protein S16: MATKIRLQRFGKKGKPFFHVVVADSRSPRDGKFIERLGSYNPNTNPATIEINFEKTLAWVNSGAQPTDTARAILSYKGVLYKKHLEGGVKKGALTQEQADEKFTAWLDAKAGKISGKTEGLATSKADARKAALAAEAKKKEDKAAAIAAKNAPVAEEVVEEEAPAVEAEATEEAPAAEATKEEGAE